In the Campylobacter sp. RM6914 genome, one interval contains:
- the pepE gene encoding dipeptidase PepE — MKSSRRDFLKVAALGAGATLLGTTNLQADEKERTFVPSNRDYSKQKALLLSSSGYKDTGFLTHAVDWINDLIIKPNNLQNKKIVFIPYANLRAGYDKFEEKLKKALERLNLNIVSIHHAKDPVKEIENADCIFVGGGNTFKLVHDLYENKLVALISQKVANGTPYIGWSAGANVAGASMMTTNDMPIIEPESFNTFSIFPHQINPHFISGKPVGHNGESREERLEEFLIANQNSTVYALPEGSAFLIDGKKAKFISMQPAPVGSALIFKYKKDIEKMAPNTVFEY, encoded by the coding sequence ATGAAAAGCTCAAGACGAGATTTTCTAAAGGTAGCGGCATTAGGTGCAGGAGCAACCCTGCTAGGAACTACAAATTTACAAGCAGATGAGAAAGAGAGGACCTTTGTCCCAAGCAATCGCGACTACTCAAAGCAAAAAGCTCTTTTGCTATCTAGCTCAGGCTATAAAGACACGGGCTTTTTAACGCACGCAGTTGATTGGATAAATGACCTTATCATCAAACCTAATAATCTACAAAACAAAAAGATCGTATTTATCCCTTATGCAAATTTAAGAGCCGGATATGATAAATTTGAAGAAAAACTCAAAAAAGCTCTTGAGAGATTAAATTTAAATATAGTAAGCATTCATCACGCAAAAGATCCCGTTAAAGAGATAGAAAACGCTGATTGTATCTTTGTAGGTGGCGGTAACACATTTAAGCTTGTCCACGATCTTTATGAGAACAAATTAGTAGCTCTAATAAGCCAAAAGGTCGCAAACGGCACACCTTATATCGGCTGGAGTGCAGGCGCAAATGTCGCCGGTGCATCTATGATGACAACAAACGATATGCCTATCATCGAGCCTGAGTCATTTAATACATTTAGCATCTTCCCTCATCAAATAAATCCACACTTTATCTCAGGTAAACCGGTAGGACACAACGGAGAGAGTAGAGAAGAAAGACTTGAAGAATTTCTAATAGCAAATCAAAACTCAACCGTCTATGCCTTACCTGAAGGAAGCGCCTTTTTAATAGACGGCAAAAAGGCTAAATTTATCAGTATGCAACCAGCTCCTGTAGGCTCAGCTCTTATCTTTAAATACAAAAAAGACATAGAGAAAATGGCTCCTAATACAGTATTTGAATATTAA